From the genome of Enoplosus armatus isolate fEnoArm2 chromosome 21, fEnoArm2.hap1, whole genome shotgun sequence, one region includes:
- the tmtopsb gene encoding teleost multiple tissue opsin b: MIVCNVSLSCAHCPGGGAGGTTATATDAFEEVSGSLPPPSLSPRGHLVVAVCLGFIGTFGFLSNFLVLLLFCRYRALRTPMNLLLVSISASDLLVSVLGTPFSFAASTQGRWLIGRAGCVWYGFVNSCLGIVSLISLAVLSYERYCTMMMPTIADGRDYRPVLGGICFSWLYSVAWTVPPLLGWSRYGPEGPGTTCSVDWKTQTPNNISYICCLFTFCLVLPFCVILYSYGKLLHTIRQVHSVSTVVTRRREQRVLVMVVTMVVCYLVCWLPYGVAALLATFGPRDFLTAEASITPSLLAKFSTVINPFIYIFMNKQFYRCFRAFLSCSTPERGSTLKTFSRPTKTVRTVRQEKERHVSAPAPSSVLPTANSIHESSQEASHVAPSSSNRGSAASQTPPANSPKPKLILVAHYRE, translated from the exons ATGATCGTTTGCAACGTGAGCCTGAGCTGCGCGCACTGTCCCGGGGGAGGAGCCGGCGGCACGACGGCGACGGCGACGGACGCGTTCGAGGAAGTGTCCGgttctctccctcctccgtccCTGAGCCCGAGGGGGCATCTGGTGGTGGCGGTGTGCCTCGGCTTCATCGGCACCTTCGGGTTCCTCAGTAACTTCCTGGTGCTCCTGCTGTTCTGCCGGTACCGGGCTCTGCGCACGCCCATGAACCTGCTGCTGGTGAGCATCTCTGCCAGCGACCTGCTGGTCAGCGTGCTGGGCACCCCGTTCAGCTTCGCGGCCAGCACCCAGGGGCGGTGGCTGATCGGACGCGCTGGGTGCGTTTGGTACGGGTTCGTTAACTCATGTTTGG GCATCGTCTCGCTGATTTCTCTGGCCGTTCTGTCCTACGAGCGTTACTGCACCATGATGATGCCCACTATAGCTGACGGCAGAGACTACCGCCCAGTGCTGGGAGGGATCTGCTTCTCTTGGCTCTACTCTGTGGCCTGGACTGTACCCCCGCTGCTGGGCTGGAGCAGATATGGCCCAGAGGGTCCTGGCACCACCTGCTCAGTGGACTGGAAGACCCAGACGCCAAACAACATCTCCTACATCTGCTGCCTGTTCACCTTCTGCCTGGTGTTGCCGTTTTGCGTCATCCTCTACTCTTACGGCAAGCTGCTGCACACCATCAGACAG gTCCACAGTGTGAGTACAGTGGTGACCCGCCGCAGAGAGCAGCGAGTGCTGGTGATGGTCGTCACGATGGTGGTGTGCTACCTGGTCTGCTGGCTGCCTTACGGAGTGGCGGCTCTGCTCGCAACCTTCGGCCCCCGCGACTTTTTGACCGCGGAGGCGAGCATCACGCCGTCGCTGCTGGCCAAGTTCTCCACCGTCATCAACCCTTTTATCTACATATTCATGAACAAACAG ttctACAGGTGTTTCAGGGCGTTCCTCAGCTGCTCCACCCCTGAGCGAGGCTCCAccttaaagacattttcacgGCCCACTAAGACGGTCCGCACCGTCCGCCAGGAGAAGGAGCGCCACGTGTCCGCCCCCGCGCCCTCCTCAGTCCTGCCCACGGCCAACTCCATCCACGAGTCGTCGCAGGAGGCCAGTCACGTGGCTCCATCTTCATCGAATCGAGGCTCTGCTGCTTCCCAGACGCCTCCTGCCAACAGCCCCAAACCCAAACTGATCCTGGTGGCTCACTACAGGGAATGA